Proteins encoded by one window of Candidatus Polarisedimenticolaceae bacterium:
- a CDS encoding NCS2 family permease, which produces MTPGRGNSVLERLFRLKEQGTDLRTEVLGGATTFMTMAYIVVVNPAVLSQAGLDFGAVMTATCLSAALATWVMGFAANYPIAMAPAMGENFFFVSVVLGMGVAWPTALAAVLVSGVAFFLLTFLGIREKLIDAVPSSLKHAIAAGIGLFVAFIGLVNAGLVERPAGGGILHLGNLARPPVLVAILGLVVTATLLARKVRGAILIGMLAAGVVAWGAGLVTWQGLLEPPPSLAPTFLKLDLAGLLDAAVLPIVLIFLFMAVFDAVGTLIGIGSQGGFLRDGRLPRAKRALLADASGTVVGSMLGTSTVTAYIESATGVEAGARTGLANLVTGGLFLLALFFAPLVRMIGGGVPVEGGAILQPLTAPALIVVGSLMARSLVQVAWEDPTESIPAFLVAAGIPFTWSIADGIAFGFIGYPLLKLLSGRGREAGWLVYVVGALFVARYVFL; this is translated from the coding sequence GTGACGCCGGGAAGGGGCAATTCGGTGCTCGAGCGCCTGTTCCGCCTGAAGGAACAAGGGACCGACCTCCGGACGGAGGTCCTCGGCGGGGCGACCACCTTCATGACGATGGCCTACATCGTCGTGGTCAACCCGGCGGTCCTCTCGCAGGCCGGACTCGACTTCGGCGCCGTCATGACCGCCACCTGCCTGTCGGCGGCGCTGGCGACCTGGGTGATGGGGTTCGCGGCCAACTACCCGATCGCGATGGCGCCGGCGATGGGGGAGAACTTCTTCTTCGTCTCGGTCGTCCTGGGGATGGGAGTCGCCTGGCCGACCGCCCTCGCCGCGGTGTTGGTCTCCGGGGTGGCGTTCTTCCTGCTGACCTTCCTCGGGATCCGCGAGAAGCTGATCGACGCCGTCCCGTCCTCGCTCAAGCACGCGATCGCGGCGGGGATCGGGCTGTTCGTCGCGTTCATCGGCCTCGTGAACGCGGGGCTCGTCGAGCGGCCGGCGGGGGGCGGGATCCTCCACCTCGGAAATCTCGCGAGGCCGCCGGTCCTCGTCGCGATCCTCGGGCTCGTCGTGACCGCGACCCTCCTCGCGCGCAAGGTCCGCGGCGCGATCCTGATCGGGATGCTCGCGGCGGGGGTCGTCGCGTGGGGTGCCGGGCTCGTGACGTGGCAGGGACTGCTCGAGCCGCCGCCGTCGCTCGCCCCGACCTTCCTGAAGCTCGACCTCGCGGGACTCCTCGACGCGGCGGTCCTCCCTATCGTGCTGATCTTCCTCTTCATGGCGGTCTTCGACGCGGTCGGGACGCTGATCGGTATCGGAAGCCAGGGCGGGTTCCTGCGCGACGGCAGGCTCCCCCGGGCGAAACGGGCGCTGCTCGCCGACGCGTCGGGCACGGTCGTGGGCTCGATGCTCGGGACCTCAACGGTCACCGCCTACATCGAGAGCGCGACGGGGGTCGAGGCCGGGGCGCGCACGGGCCTCGCGAACCTCGTGACCGGGGGGTTGTTCCTCCTCGCCCTGTTCTTCGCGCCGCTCGTCCGGATGATCGGGGGAGGCGTGCCGGTCGAAGGCGGCGCGATCCTGCAGCCGCTCACCGCCCCTGCGCTGATCGTGGTCGGCAGCCTCATGGCGCGAAGCCTCGTGCAGGTCGCGTGGGAGGATCCCACCGAATCGATCCCCGCGTTCCTCGTCGCCGCGGGAATCCCCTTCACGTGGTCGATCGCCGACGGGATCGCCTTCGGGTTCATCGGTTATCCGCTGCTCAAGCTCCTCTCGGGGCGCGGGCGGGAGGCGGGGTGGCTCGTGTACGTCGTGGGTGCTTTGTTCGTGGCGAGGTACGTGTTCTTGTGA